One Oscillatoria sp. FACHB-1406 DNA window includes the following coding sequences:
- a CDS encoding HAMP domain-containing sensor histidine kinase, protein MKMIWLETGLFAIVLSLEFSTPPDYVFSYLYIGPILLASTHASRKTTFWVTLAACIVTLLNIWLPGLDMVKTPTIASRAIATLALIVTGLLSDRNRTYQQTLLQQQARLESQEKLASVREDFASTLAHDLKTPLLGAIETLKAFQRGSFGAVESRQQPVLAMMVRSHQATLKLVETLLDVYRNDNEGLKLTLEAVDLGAIVEEVVTMVTELAASRRVCITVRYSPSNFRQFLWVKGDAEQLQRAIANLLTNAIDHSPRGERVEVILEAGTSYHSLKVLDNGGGIEPEELPHLFERFYRGQSDRQAKGSGLGLYLSRQIIDAHGGTIWAENRHPRGAIFAFRLPTLPWSDE, encoded by the coding sequence ATGAAAATGATTTGGTTGGAAACCGGGCTGTTTGCCATCGTGCTATCCCTCGAGTTTTCCACGCCCCCCGACTATGTTTTCAGTTATCTCTATATCGGCCCGATTTTGCTTGCTAGCACTCATGCCAGTCGAAAAACGACGTTTTGGGTAACGCTAGCGGCTTGTATTGTCACCTTGCTCAATATTTGGCTGCCGGGGCTGGATATGGTTAAAACCCCAACGATCGCCAGCCGCGCGATCGCAACTTTAGCCCTGATTGTCACGGGTTTATTGAGCGATCGCAACCGCACTTACCAACAAACCCTTCTCCAGCAACAAGCGCGCTTAGAATCCCAAGAAAAACTCGCCAGCGTCCGCGAAGACTTTGCCTCGACTTTAGCCCACGATCTCAAAACCCCACTCCTCGGCGCAATTGAAACGCTCAAAGCCTTTCAACGGGGCAGTTTTGGGGCGGTAGAATCCCGCCAGCAACCCGTGTTAGCGATGATGGTTCGCAGCCATCAAGCCACCTTAAAACTGGTTGAAACCTTACTCGATGTCTATCGCAACGATAATGAGGGCTTGAAACTCACTCTCGAAGCCGTGGATTTGGGCGCGATTGTCGAAGAAGTGGTAACGATGGTGACGGAATTAGCAGCGAGTCGTCGAGTCTGTATTACCGTTCGCTATAGTCCGTCGAATTTTCGCCAGTTTTTGTGGGTTAAGGGCGATGCAGAACAACTTCAGCGCGCGATCGCGAATTTATTGACAAACGCGATCGATCATTCCCCGCGCGGCGAACGAGTCGAGGTAATTTTGGAGGCGGGAACCTCTTACCACAGCCTCAAAGTGTTGGATAATGGCGGCGGTATCGAACCCGAAGAACTTCCTCACTTATTTGAACGATTTTATCGGGGACAGAGCGATCGTCAAGCAAAAGGTTCGGGACTGGGGCTTTATTTATCCCGTCAGATTATCGACGCGCACGGCGGTACAATTTGGGCAGAGAATCGCCATCCGAGAGGAGCAATTTTTGCTTTCAGACTGCCAACTCTCCCTTGGAGTGATGAATAA
- the kdpA gene encoding potassium-transporting ATPase subunit KdpA, giving the protein MLQGWIQIFLTIAIVVAISPFFGRYMARVFLGERTLLDPVLTPLERLLYSLSGVRAREEMTGWQYARAILMSNAVMLVFIFAIFLLQGALPFNPTGLGAPSWDLALHTAISFLTNTNQQHYSGETTYSYFTQFAALGFMMFVSAATGLAVGIAFIRGLTGRALGNFYVDLIRSITRILLPISLVGAIAFIAAGMPETLAGALVVPTLENPEISQAIARGPVAHFEIIKELGENGGGFFGINSAHPFENPNGFTNLIQLIAILSIPSSLIITYGIFANNLKQAWMVYSIPLALLVLFVVITAIGEYRGNPEVNTVLGSNLAPNLEGKEVRFGWANSALYAVITTATMCGAVNAMHDSLMPNGGFVTLANMFLQIVFGGQGTGTAYLFAYLILAVFVTGLMVGRTPEFLGRKIEKREVVLASFLILMVHPIAILIPAAIALSFPQLAGISNPGFHGLSQVIYEYTSAAANNGSGFEGLGDNTLWWNLSTSFSLLAGRYIPIVALLLLADSMSRKHPVPATIGTLRTDTGLFTGVTAGIILILGALTFFPVLALGPVAEAFQIF; this is encoded by the coding sequence ATGTTACAAGGATGGATTCAAATTTTCCTAACGATCGCGATCGTTGTGGCAATTTCGCCGTTTTTCGGTCGCTATATGGCGCGCGTCTTTTTGGGCGAACGAACGCTTCTCGATCCAGTTCTGACACCGTTAGAACGGCTTCTGTATTCGCTTAGTGGCGTGCGCGCGCGTGAAGAAATGACCGGGTGGCAGTATGCCCGCGCTATTTTAATGAGTAATGCTGTCATGCTGGTGTTTATCTTCGCAATCTTCTTGCTTCAGGGCGCGTTACCGTTTAATCCCACTGGATTGGGCGCGCCTTCTTGGGATTTAGCGCTGCACACTGCGATCTCTTTTCTCACCAATACCAATCAACAACATTATTCCGGCGAAACCACTTACAGTTACTTCACTCAATTTGCAGCTTTGGGTTTCATGATGTTTGTTTCCGCTGCAACGGGTTTAGCGGTTGGGATTGCTTTTATTCGCGGCTTAACGGGGCGAGCGTTGGGCAATTTCTATGTCGATTTAATTCGCTCGATTACCCGCATTTTACTGCCAATTAGTCTTGTTGGCGCGATCGCGTTTATCGCCGCCGGAATGCCCGAAACGCTAGCAGGGGCGCTGGTGGTTCCCACCTTAGAAAATCCTGAAATCAGTCAAGCGATCGCGCGCGGGCCGGTTGCCCATTTTGAAATCATTAAAGAATTAGGCGAAAATGGCGGCGGTTTCTTCGGTATTAATTCCGCTCATCCCTTTGAAAATCCCAACGGTTTCACCAATCTCATTCAACTGATTGCTATTCTCTCAATTCCTTCCTCGCTGATTATTACCTACGGTATTTTTGCGAATAATTTAAAGCAAGCGTGGATGGTTTATAGCATTCCTCTGGCGCTTTTAGTCCTGTTTGTCGTTATTACTGCGATCGGCGAATATCGCGGCAATCCAGAAGTTAACACTGTTTTAGGCAGCAATCTTGCCCCCAACCTCGAAGGAAAAGAAGTTCGCTTCGGCTGGGCAAACTCTGCCCTTTATGCCGTCATTACAACCGCGACGATGTGCGGTGCGGTGAACGCAATGCACGATTCTTTAATGCCGAATGGCGGCTTTGTTACTTTGGCGAATATGTTCTTACAAATCGTCTTCGGCGGACAGGGAACCGGCACGGCTTATCTGTTTGCCTACTTAATTTTAGCTGTCTTCGTTACGGGGTTAATGGTTGGAAGAACGCCGGAATTTTTAGGGCGAAAAATTGAAAAACGAGAAGTCGTTCTCGCTAGTTTCTTGATTTTAATGGTACATCCGATCGCAATTCTCATTCCCGCCGCGATCGCCCTTTCCTTCCCCCAACTTGCCGGAATTAGCAATCCCGGCTTTCACGGACTGTCTCAAGTTATCTACGAATATACCTCCGCCGCTGCGAACAACGGTTCCGGCTTTGAAGGATTAGGCGATAACACCCTTTGGTGGAATTTGAGTACCAGTTTCAGCTTGCTAGCCGGACGCTACATCCCCATCGTCGCCCTACTCCTCCTCGCCGATAGTATGTCTCGCAAACATCCCGTTCCCGCAACTATCGGCACGCTGCGGACGGATACCGGACTTTTTACCGGCGTAACGGCGGGCATCATCCTTATTTTAGGCGCGCTAACGTTCTTTCCCGTCCTGGCTTTAGGGCCAGTAGCCGAAGCATTTCAAATTTTCTAG
- the kdpB gene encoding potassium-transporting ATPase subunit KdpB, which translates to MINKDESSPSHPQRRSDRRDNRKHTPKVDRSGLYQRAIREAFLKLNPRVAVRNPVMFVVWLGTLVALLVTLNPNIFGTVTGDLNQQRLLNGIITLILFFTVLFANFAEAVAEGRGKAQADALRSTRSDTTARKLLPDGTIQEVSSTDLHRGDRVKVIAGDIIPADGEVLQGIGSVDESAITGESAPVLKQPGTDIASSVTGGTRLLSDELVLQITSDPGQGFIDRMIALVEGAERSKTPNEIALTVLLAVLTQVFLIVVATTPALSSYIANFLDSAIGTEAGNSLRSGTSIAILISLLVALIPTTIGGLLSAIGIAGMDRVAQFNVIATSGRAVEACGDINTLVLDKTGTITLGNRLADEFIPVNNHSLEEVAEICAIASIFDETPEGRSIVRLAEKMGEIPALDSHTAEGIEFSARTRISGTDWQGKEYRKGAVDAIKGFVRSRGGQVPDSLDAAYERVSHLGGTPLAVCKGNDIYGVIYLKDIVKPGLRERFDQLRRMGVTTIMLTGDNRITASVIAKEAGVDDFIAEATPENKIEVIRAEQAQGKLVAMTGDGTNDAPALAQANVGLAMNSGTQAAKEAANMVDLDSDPTKLIDLVTIGKQLLITRGALTTFSVANDIAKYFAIIPTIFAAAGIGALNIMGLKSAQSAIVSALIYNALIIPALIPLALRGVEFRPLAADRLLQRNILVYGLGGIIAPFIAIKAIDLVLPLS; encoded by the coding sequence ATGATTAACAAAGACGAATCATCCCCTTCCCATCCACAGCGAAGAAGCGATCGCCGCGACAATCGCAAGCATACCCCAAAAGTCGATCGCAGCGGGCTGTATCAGCGCGCCATTCGCGAAGCCTTTCTCAAACTCAATCCTCGCGTTGCCGTCCGCAATCCCGTGATGTTTGTGGTGTGGTTGGGAACGTTGGTGGCACTACTCGTCACCTTAAATCCGAACATTTTCGGGACGGTAACGGGAGATTTAAACCAACAGCGCTTGCTGAATGGCATTATTACGCTCATCCTCTTTTTTACGGTGCTTTTTGCGAACTTTGCCGAGGCGGTAGCGGAAGGACGGGGGAAAGCGCAGGCGGATGCGTTGCGATCGACGCGCAGCGATACAACGGCTCGTAAATTGCTCCCCGATGGTACGATTCAGGAGGTGAGTTCGACGGATTTACATCGGGGCGATCGCGTCAAAGTCATTGCCGGCGATATCATTCCGGCGGATGGCGAAGTGCTGCAAGGCATCGGTTCGGTGGATGAATCGGCGATTACGGGCGAATCCGCGCCGGTATTGAAGCAACCGGGAACGGATATCGCCAGTTCGGTAACGGGCGGTACGCGCCTACTCTCCGATGAATTGGTGCTACAAATTACCTCAGATCCCGGGCAAGGATTTATCGATCGCATGATTGCCCTCGTAGAAGGCGCAGAACGCAGCAAAACGCCGAACGAAATCGCTTTAACGGTATTATTAGCCGTTTTAACCCAAGTCTTTTTAATTGTCGTCGCCACGACTCCCGCCCTCTCCAGTTATATTGCCAACTTTCTAGACAGTGCCATCGGTACGGAAGCGGGAAATAGTTTGCGTTCGGGAACCAGCATCGCGATTCTCATTTCGCTGCTGGTCGCGCTGATTCCCACAACGATTGGCGGTTTACTCAGCGCCATTGGGATTGCGGGAATGGATCGCGTCGCTCAGTTTAATGTTATCGCAACTTCCGGGCGCGCGGTCGAAGCTTGCGGCGATATCAATACTTTAGTATTGGATAAAACGGGGACGATTACTCTCGGCAACCGTTTAGCCGATGAATTTATCCCGGTTAATAACCATTCTTTAGAAGAAGTTGCCGAAATTTGCGCGATCGCGAGTATCTTTGACGAAACTCCAGAAGGACGCTCCATCGTCCGTCTCGCCGAAAAAATGGGGGAAATTCCCGCTCTAGACTCTCACACGGCAGAAGGCATCGAATTTTCCGCCCGCACGCGCATAAGCGGCACAGATTGGCAGGGGAAGGAGTATCGTAAAGGGGCTGTCGATGCGATTAAAGGATTCGTGCGTTCTCGCGGCGGACAAGTCCCCGACAGTCTCGACGCAGCCTACGAACGCGTTTCCCACCTCGGCGGCACTCCCCTTGCCGTTTGCAAAGGCAATGACATCTACGGCGTAATTTACCTCAAAGATATCGTAAAACCGGGACTGAGAGAACGTTTCGACCAACTTCGACGGATGGGCGTAACAACGATTATGCTAACCGGCGACAATCGAATTACCGCCTCAGTGATTGCCAAAGAAGCGGGAGTCGATGACTTCATCGCCGAAGCGACACCGGAAAACAAAATCGAAGTTATTCGCGCCGAACAAGCGCAAGGGAAGCTGGTGGCGATGACGGGTGACGGAACCAACGACGCGCCCGCCCTCGCGCAAGCGAACGTCGGTTTAGCGATGAATTCCGGCACGCAAGCGGCGAAGGAAGCGGCAAATATGGTCGATTTAGATTCCGATCCGACCAAGTTAATCGATTTGGTGACGATTGGCAAACAATTGTTGATTACGCGCGGTGCTTTGACGACATTTTCCGTTGCTAACGATATCGCGAAATATTTTGCGATTATCCCCACGATTTTTGCAGCGGCTGGCATTGGCGCGTTAAATATTATGGGCTTAAAAAGCGCTCAATCCGCGATCGTTTCGGCTTTGATTTATAACGCGCTGATTATCCCCGCTTTAATTCCCCTAGCGTTGCGTGGCGTAGAATTCCGCCCGCTTGCAGCAGATCGCTTGTTACAGCGCAATATTCTCGTTTATGGCTTGGGCGGGATTATTGCCCCGTTTATTGCGATTAAAGCGATCGATTTAGTTTTACCTCTTTCTTGA
- a CDS encoding potassium-transporting ATPase subunit F, with product MKRNSFNPSLQSVEDAIEIWQEWRDKKLPLALFLALCFNLIIAPLVLAANAETLSRSQAWALGLLGLGTVALSIYLFVVMFAPEKF from the coding sequence ATGAAACGCAATTCGTTTAATCCCTCTCTGCAATCTGTTGAAGACGCGATCGAGATTTGGCAAGAATGGCGCGATAAAAAATTACCTTTAGCATTATTTCTCGCGCTCTGCTTTAACCTTATTATCGCGCCGCTCGTGTTAGCCGCTAATGCCGAAACGCTTTCTCGATCTCAAGCTTGGGCATTAGGTTTATTAGGACTGGGAACAGTTGCTCTTTCGATTTATTTATTTGTCGTCATGTTCGCGCCGGAAAAGTTTTAG
- the kdpC gene encoding K(+)-transporting ATPase subunit C has translation MTFAREISRAIRSTLVLWILTAIIYPLVMVAFGQIVFPFQANGSILKDGSGKAIGSALIGQPFSSDRYFNSRPSSTSYSTADPNNDKDGILKTGVSGASNLAPSNPDLIKRVRETTEKLKQAEIQPTADLVYTSGSSLDPHITPEAARSQVSRIAKARQLQPQQLNLLIAQNTDGRSLGIFGEPGINVLRLNLALDALK, from the coding sequence ATGACTTTTGCACGCGAAATAAGTAGAGCTATTCGCTCGACTTTAGTTCTCTGGATTCTAACCGCTATTATTTACCCCTTGGTGATGGTAGCATTCGGACAAATTGTTTTTCCTTTTCAAGCGAACGGCAGTATTTTAAAAGATGGCAGCGGAAAAGCGATCGGTTCGGCTTTAATCGGGCAACCCTTTAGTAGCGATCGCTATTTTAACAGCCGTCCCAGCAGCACAAGCTACAGTACCGCAGATCCGAACAATGATAAGGATGGGATCCTTAAAACCGGCGTTTCTGGGGCGAGTAATTTAGCTCCTTCCAATCCCGATTTAATCAAGAGAGTTCGGGAGACGACGGAGAAATTAAAACAGGCAGAAATACAACCCACTGCCGATCTCGTCTATACTTCTGGCTCTAGTCTCGACCCGCATATTACCCCCGAAGCGGCGCGATCGCAAGTTTCCCGCATTGCCAAAGCGCGACAACTTCAACCCCAGCAATTAAACCTTCTAATTGCTCAAAATACGGACGGACGCAGTTTAGGAATATTTGGCGAACCGGGGATTAATGTGTTGAGGTTGAATCTCGCGTTAGATGCTTTGAAATAG